The sequence GGTGCAAGACAGGACTCAGATGCGGCGAGCACAGAAACGCTCGCAACGCTGCATCACCTCCGTCAACAGACGGAACAACCCTTTATGAGACCGAATCTCAGTCTTGGCGATTTTATCGCACCGAAAACGACTGGTGTTCAGGATTATATAGGGGGGTTTGCGGTAACAACGGGCATCGGTGTCCCTGAATTTTGTGCTGAGTTTGAGCAGCAACACGACGATTATAACAGCATCATGGCAAAGGCACTTGCAGACCGATTGGCAGAGGCGTTCGCAGAGCAGATACACCAATACGTGCGGACGACACTTTGGGGGTACGCACCAAATGAGGCATTGGATAACGAGGCTTTAATTGCTGAAAAATACCGTGGGATACGTCCGGCACCGGGCTATCCTGCCTGTCCAGATCACAATCAAAAGCGGGTGCTGTTTGACCTGCTGAATGTCCCAGAAAATACGGGGATATCTCTTACAGAAAGTCTGGCGATGTTTCCTGCCGCATCTGTAAGTGGATGGTATTACGCGCATCCAGAGTCTCGGTATTTCAGTATTGCAAGGATCGGTGAGGATCAGGTTGCAGATTATGCTGAACGGACCGGTATGGACATCGAAACGGCAAAGCGTTGGCTGAAGCCTGTACTTACATAAAATTGCCTGTATGGTTTAAAGAAACAGGGGGGTGAAACTCAGTTCACCACCCTATTTTTTTGTGAGTCCATGCATTAACACTGCGATTTTATACCCAGATGACAGACAATCACGCCTTAGGTTGATACAGACCAATGCAGTTTCCGCTTGGATCGAGGAACATCGCGAAGGAACCCATGCCGCTTGGAATCGGACGCGGCGGCACAAGTATCGGCAAATTATCAACCAACGCAATCTTTGGTTTCGGCGTCTATTAATCGGTTTTGATATCAGCCCAGGTCGTTGTGAGTTTACCTAAGGGTTCAATATCAGCCGCAGTTGCTAATCCGTCATTCATGAGGGTTTTAATGTCATCTTCATCCAACGCCACACTGAAGATGGCAACGTCGTCAACGATTCCGGCGAAGAACTCTCCCCATTGACCGTGTTGTCCGGTGGCTAAATAGATACCGATGAGAAAGGGTTTGTCGGTTAACGGGTTCCTTCCTAAGTTTGGTGTCGTTACCCCATCGCCGATCTGATCGGCGTCTATATATACGCCGAACCCATCACCATCCCACGTAACAGCAACGTGATGCCAGTCTGTATCGGGCTTCCAAGGGGCATCGATAAAGTGAAGCGTGCCGCCGGGGTCATGCGTGTGATGTCGGATTCTACCCGCATCCCACCAAAATCCGGGTGCCCAATCATCTTTGGTTATCACAGCCATGCCACCACCGGGAGGCTTATCTAATTTAAACCAAAAGGCGATTGTATGTTCGGCACCAACATTCAAAGAATCATCGTGTGCAATCTCCACATAAGCATCCGAGCCATTAAGACTTAAACCCTTGCCAAACTTACCATTAACCCATTTGGCACCTCCCTCAATCGCGCCATCATTCCCCGTTCCAGAGGAATCTTCGACGGTCTTACCATTTCCCTCATCAAAGAGCCACATGCCGACACAATCTGCAAAGTCAATTTCAGCAAAACTGATACCGACAAACATCAGGCTAAGCACCATTGAACTGACACATAATCGTTTTAACCTTGTAACTGTAATTTCCATCTTTTGCTATTTCCTCCATCTATTCTCAGGGCGAGAGCCAACGCATTATCCACTGGCTATTACCCAAAAATGAGTCTCGCCCGATAGGTATTGGTCACTGAGGCAGCCAGAATACTCTGATGCGCCTCTGTGTAATAAGTGTGTTACACGATTATACGATTATACCATGTAGATGTTTCACGTGTCAAGTTGCACTTTACGAATTTCAGTTGATATTCAGGCGAATTTTTATTATAATAGGGAGACATGTTTGATCAAATCCTCCAAGAGATCCAGGAAAAGGTTCAGAGCCAAGAATATGTTTTGACGCTCCATGCCGAAGATGAAATGGTTCAGGATAGACTCACAATCTTTGATGTAGAAAATGCTCTTCTCACTGGTGAGATTGTCAGGAGACAGAGAGATTCATATAGAGGTAAATGGAAATATGTCGTAGAGGGTCGAACACTCGGTTCGGAGATCGCTGTTGTCGTAACAAAGTTGGCTTTCAGCAGAAAATTGGTTATCATTACCGTGTATGTGAAATAAAATCATGAGGAGTTAGACAATGAAGTGTGATGTATGTGGGAAAGAGGGGGCGCGTCAGCGTTATGTCTCCCGAAGTTATGGTAAAGGCGAGTCTCTCCTCGTCATCGAAGATGTGCCTACTATCCATTGTCCAAATTGCGGCGAGGGTTACATGACTGCGCAGACGTTACAAGTAATCGAACGAATTAAAAAACTTCGTCAGACCGTTGCACCAAAACGCCCCGTGTCAGTCGCCGTTTTTAAATAATCTCGGAAAAGAATATGCAAACATCTCATAAATACTTAGACCCAGTTGCGCTCTCTCGAATTGGCGGTATGGAACTCGTCGCGCGGCTTGTCGTTGAGGGGTTCGTTACAGGGTTACACAAAAGTCCGTATCAAGGGTTCAGCGTAGAATTCGCAGAACACCGGCAGTATATGCCCGGCGATGAGATCCGTTATATCGACTGGAAAGTCTACGGGAAATCGGATCGGTATTACGTCAAAAAGTTTGAGGAGGAGACAAACCTCCGCGCCTATATCCTCCTTGATACAAGTGCGTCGATGAACTATAAACACGCCGAGGAAGGCTTGACGAAGTTTGAATACGGCTGTTATCTCGCCGCGACCCTCACTTATCTTATGCTCAAGCAGCGCGACTCTGTCGGTTTAGCACTCTTTGACACGGAGATTCAGCGATACATTCCACCGAGGGGTGCCGCTACACATTTACGAGCGATTATGTCCGCTTTGGAAAGTGCTACCCCCGGTCAGGAGACGCAGTTGAGCGGTCTCTTCCACGAACTCGCCAAACGGATTGTGAGACGCGGCTTGGTGATTGTCATCTCCGATCTGCTGGATGAACCTTCACAGGTCATCTCTGCCCTGAAACACCTGCGTCATCAGAAACATGAAGTCATCGTGTTCCACCTTCTCGATCCTGCTGAACTTACCTTCCCTTACACGGGTTCTGTCGTCTTTCGGGATATGGAAACCGGGCAGACGCTTTCAACGCAAGCGGATACGCTGAAAACGGATTATCTTGAAAAATTGAACCAGTTCATTCAGAGTTACCGTCGCGGCTGTGGCGCGAGCCAGATCGATTACGTTCAGATGGACACCGCGACACCGTTCGATTACGCGCTATCGGCATATCTATCAAGGAGAAAATCATGAAAACATATCGGATCGGAATTTTAGGATGTAGAGGACGCGGGACGGCAGCAGCACGGGCATATCATGCGCATCCACGCACAGAGATTGTCGGACTCTGTGATCTGGTTCAGGAACGGCTCGATACCCTCGGCGAAGAAGTTAACGTCACTGCACGGTTCACCGATTTAGATGAGATGATTCGACAAATCCAACCCGACATTGTGGCAATCCCCACCGGCACGGAATTTCACTACGATCTGTGCATGCGCGTGCTGGAACATGGTGTCAATATTGAGGTTGAAAAACCGATGTGTGTTGACCTCGTGCAGGCGGATGCCGTGATTGCCAAAGCCAAGGAAAAAGGCGTGCAGGTCGCCGTCCACCACCAAGGCAGGGTCGGGGCACCGATGCAGGCACTCTCACAAGCCTTTGATGCCGGAAAGATCGGTGACTTGCGCTATATGTACGGCAGCGGGAAAGGTTACTACGGCGGTTACGGTTTGATGAACATCGGCACCCACATGCTCAACAACATG is a genomic window of Candidatus Poribacteria bacterium containing:
- a CDS encoding DUF4258 domain-containing protein, whose product is MQEKVQSQEYVLTLHAEDEMVQDRLTIFDVENALLTGEIVRRQRDSYRGKWKYVVEGRTLGSEIAVVVTKLAFSRKLVIITVYVK
- a CDS encoding DUF58 domain-containing protein, with protein sequence MQTSHKYLDPVALSRIGGMELVARLVVEGFVTGLHKSPYQGFSVEFAEHRQYMPGDEIRYIDWKVYGKSDRYYVKKFEEETNLRAYILLDTSASMNYKHAEEGLTKFEYGCYLAATLTYLMLKQRDSVGLALFDTEIQRYIPPRGAATHLRAIMSALESATPGQETQLSGLFHELAKRIVRRGLVIVISDLLDEPSQVISALKHLRHQKHEVIVFHLLDPAELTFPYTGSVVFRDMETGQTLSTQADTLKTDYLEKLNQFIQSYRRGCGASQIDYVQMDTATPFDYALSAYLSRRKS
- a CDS encoding LamG domain-containing protein, which translates into the protein MEITVTRLKRLCVSSMVLSLMFVGISFAEIDFADCVGMWLFDEGNGKTVEDSSGTGNDGAIEGGAKWVNGKFGKGLSLNGSDAYVEIAHDDSLNVGAEHTIAFWFKLDKPPGGGMAVITKDDWAPGFWWDAGRIRHHTHDPGGTLHFIDAPWKPDTDWHHVAVTWDGDGFGVYIDADQIGDGVTTPNLGRNPLTDKPFLIGIYLATGQHGQWGEFFAGIVDDVAIFSVALDEDDIKTLMNDGLATAADIEPLGKLTTTWADIKTD
- a CDS encoding type II toxin-antitoxin system MqsA family antitoxin; translation: MKCDVCGKEGARQRYVSRSYGKGESLLVIEDVPTIHCPNCGEGYMTAQTLQVIERIKKLRQTVAPKRPVSVAVFK